The following are encoded together in the Capsulimonas corticalis genome:
- the rpsO gene encoding 30S ribosomal protein S15: MALLKEQKDVVIDTNKTHEGDTGSPEVQIALLSASISTLTEHLKIHKHDNHSRRGLLVQVGRRRRLLNYLAAKDINRYRALVSKLGIRSRI; the protein is encoded by the coding sequence ATGGCTTTGCTCAAAGAACAAAAAGATGTCGTCATCGACACAAACAAGACGCACGAGGGCGATACGGGTTCGCCGGAAGTGCAGATCGCCCTTCTCTCCGCTTCGATCAGCACGCTGACCGAGCATTTGAAGATTCACAAGCACGACAACCACTCGCGCCGCGGACTTTTGGTGCAGGTTGGACGTCGCCGCCGATTGCTGAACTACCTGGCCGCGAAGGACATCAACCGCTATCGCGCGCTGGTGTCTAAGCTCGGCATTCGCAGCCGCATATAA
- a CDS encoding polyribonucleotide nucleotidyltransferase — MEHFVETEWCGAKLRISTGKVAKQANGAVWLQNGDTIILATATMSKEPKAHLDFFPLTCDYEERKYANGKIPGGFIKRGGRPGEKATLICRLIDRPLRPLFPYGMRNETQVIAMPLSYQAEFSPDVLSVTAASAALTVSNIPFNGPVGCVRVGLGENGEFILNPTFEQQQNNPLDLIVAATEEAIAMVEAGASEVSEEVMLAAMDFAHDACKILVKLQNDLAALVGVTKLDVPLHKANEEILAVVRERFSASLRSGLQDPDKSSREAGLTLLINDVVEQLKGEYPDNIADLKEIADKVVKEQLRDLILTEGKRPDGRGTTDIRQISCEVSLLPRVHGTGLFTRGQTQVLTTLVLGSGDDAQMVDTLEEDTEKHYMHFYNFPPYSVGEARPMRGPGRREIGHGALAERGLRAVLPSREVFPYTMLLTSEVLESNGSTSMASTCGSTLALMDAGVPIKAPVAGIAMGLIEGPEGSGENGQGRKYAVLTDIQGMEDFSGDMDFKVAGTAEGITALQLDTKIGGVPRDVFVQAFQQARDARLHILGKITEAIATPRENLSNYAPRIFTIQIEPDQIGTVIGPGGKMIKKITAETGAKVDIEQDGTVYIASVDGAGGELARKMIEDMTKTIKPGEIYEGTVVRFLQFGAFVEIIPGKDGLVHVSQLTDSDERIGKPEDVIKLGDKIRVRVTEIDPQGRVNLTARGLDQPFDPENPEPGRPPRPGGGGGDRDRGGRGGDRGGDRGGRGGDRGGDRGPRPDRGGDRDFRPSAPRAEAAAEAPVAEEAPAAVAPLAQDDDEAPRARFRPRR; from the coding sequence ATGGAACATTTTGTAGAGACCGAATGGTGCGGAGCAAAGCTGCGCATCAGCACCGGTAAAGTGGCGAAGCAAGCCAATGGAGCCGTTTGGCTGCAAAACGGCGACACGATCATTCTGGCCACCGCGACCATGTCTAAGGAGCCCAAAGCACACCTAGACTTCTTCCCCCTCACCTGTGATTACGAAGAGAGAAAGTACGCGAACGGCAAGATCCCCGGCGGCTTCATCAAGCGTGGCGGACGCCCTGGCGAAAAAGCGACCCTTATCTGCCGATTGATCGATCGACCGCTCCGCCCCTTGTTCCCCTATGGCATGCGTAACGAGACCCAGGTCATCGCGATGCCGCTGTCCTACCAGGCTGAGTTTTCCCCCGATGTTCTTTCCGTCACTGCGGCCTCCGCGGCGCTTACCGTTTCGAACATCCCGTTCAACGGCCCCGTCGGCTGTGTACGCGTGGGATTGGGTGAGAATGGCGAGTTCATCCTGAACCCAACATTTGAGCAGCAGCAAAACAACCCGCTGGACTTGATTGTCGCCGCGACTGAAGAAGCCATTGCGATGGTGGAAGCCGGCGCGTCCGAAGTCAGCGAAGAAGTGATGCTCGCCGCGATGGACTTCGCGCATGACGCTTGTAAGATTTTGGTCAAGCTTCAGAACGACCTGGCCGCTCTGGTCGGCGTCACCAAGCTTGATGTTCCGCTGCACAAGGCCAACGAAGAGATCCTCGCCGTGGTCCGCGAGCGTTTCTCCGCAAGCCTGCGCAGCGGCCTTCAGGATCCGGACAAGTCGTCCCGCGAAGCCGGCCTGACCCTGCTGATCAACGACGTCGTCGAGCAGCTCAAGGGCGAGTACCCAGATAATATCGCCGACCTTAAGGAAATCGCCGATAAGGTCGTCAAGGAGCAGCTGCGCGACTTGATCCTGACCGAAGGCAAGCGCCCGGACGGACGCGGCACCACGGACATTCGCCAGATCTCCTGCGAAGTCAGCCTGCTGCCCCGCGTCCACGGCACCGGCCTCTTCACCCGCGGACAGACCCAGGTTCTGACGACCCTGGTCCTGGGCTCGGGCGATGACGCGCAAATGGTGGATACGCTGGAGGAAGACACCGAAAAGCATTACATGCATTTCTACAACTTCCCGCCGTACTCCGTCGGCGAAGCCCGCCCGATGCGCGGCCCCGGTCGCCGCGAAATCGGCCACGGCGCTCTCGCCGAGCGTGGCCTGCGCGCCGTGCTTCCTTCGCGTGAAGTGTTCCCGTACACCATGCTTCTGACCTCCGAAGTGCTGGAGTCCAACGGATCCACCTCGATGGCCTCCACCTGCGGCAGCACGCTGGCGCTGATGGACGCGGGCGTTCCGATCAAGGCGCCCGTCGCCGGTATCGCGATGGGCCTGATCGAAGGACCGGAAGGCAGCGGCGAGAACGGGCAGGGACGCAAGTACGCGGTCCTTACCGACATCCAGGGCATGGAAGACTTCTCGGGCGACATGGACTTCAAGGTCGCCGGAACCGCCGAGGGCATCACCGCCCTTCAGCTCGACACGAAGATCGGCGGCGTGCCGCGCGACGTGTTCGTGCAGGCGTTCCAGCAGGCTCGCGACGCGCGTCTGCACATCCTGGGCAAGATCACTGAGGCCATTGCGACCCCGCGTGAGAACCTGTCCAACTACGCTCCGCGTATCTTCACGATCCAGATCGAGCCTGACCAAATCGGCACGGTCATCGGACCGGGCGGCAAGATGATCAAGAAGATCACCGCCGAGACCGGCGCGAAGGTCGATATCGAGCAGGACGGAACCGTCTACATCGCCTCCGTGGACGGCGCTGGCGGCGAGCTGGCCCGCAAGATGATCGAGGATATGACCAAGACGATCAAGCCCGGCGAGATCTACGAGGGCACCGTCGTCCGCTTCCTGCAGTTCGGCGCGTTTGTTGAGATCATCCCGGGCAAGGACGGCTTGGTTCATGTCTCGCAGCTGACCGACTCGGATGAGCGAATCGGCAAGCCCGAAGATGTGATCAAGCTTGGCGACAAGATCCGTGTCCGCGTGACCGAGATCGATCCGCAGGGACGCGTCAACCTGACCGCGCGCGGTCTGGACCAGCCCTTCGATCCGGAAAATCCGGAGCCGGGTCGGCCCCCGCGCCCCGGCGGCGGTGGCGGCGATCGTGATCGCGGCGGCCGTGGCGGTGATCGCGGCGGCGACCGTGGCGGACGCGGCGGAGACCGTGGCGGCGATCGCGGTCCGCGCCCCGACCGTGGCGGCGACCGGGACTTCCGTCCCTCCGCTCCGCGCGCCGAAGCGGCGGCCGAGGCTCCGGTGGCTGAGGAAGCCCCCGCCGCAGTCGCTCCGCTCGCGCAGGACGACGACGAAGCGCCGCGCGCTCGTTTCCGCCCGCGCCGCTGA